GAGCGGGCTGTCCGATGGATCAAACCCCGAGGTCGGCGGGCGCGGACGGTCATTTGGATCAAACGACGGCAGAGACGCGGCTGATACAACCTCACCTGTGTGCACGTTCATCAGAACGGCCGAGGCCCCCTTGGCGTTCATGATCTTCATACCGCCATAGAGCACCTGTTCCACAGCCGCCTGAATCGTCAGGTCCAGCGACAATTGCAGCGGCTTGTTGCCGTTGGCCGGGTCGCGCAGATAGTCGTCGAACTGTTTCTCGACACCTGCAACACCGATCACTTCCGCAGCGCTGACACCTTCCCGACCAAAGCCGGACCCGCCCAGAATATGCGCGGCAAGCTTGCCGTTGGGGTAAAGGCGCATTTCGCGTGGTCCAAACAGAATGCCGGGATCCCCGATGTCGTGTACGGCCTGTTTCTGTTCGGGTGAGATTCGTTTCTTGATCCACAGGAACTTACGCTTGCCCGTGAAGTCCTTGACCAGACGCTCTTTGTCCAGATCCGGAAAGATTGCCACCAACTGATCTGCGGCGGCGATCGGGTCGATCATCAGGTGCGGTTGCGCGTAGACCGAATAAGTGTCCAGATTGGTCGCCAGGATGCGCCCTTCGCGGTCAACGATATTGGCACGCTGCATGGCAATGGCCGCACCCGGCGCACTTGCCACCGGCTCCTGCGCTTCGGATGTGGCCAGCATACCCATGCGGACCCCGACAACCGAGAAGGCGCAAAAGAAGAACAGCCCCAGCACCAACAGACGCCCTTCTGCACGGGCGCGGGCGCGGTCTTTCATATCCTCGTGGCGTTTACGGATGTTTTCCCGTTCAATCGCCTTTGGGTTTTCACCTCGGGCGCGGGCATCAAGAATTCGGGCCAGAGGGCGAAGCGGCGTGCGTGTCATGGAATCTGCACCTCGCCCAACGCCTGAATGTCGGTGATGGCCTGCAACTCGATCGGATCAACGATGGGTAGATCGGGGTCTTCGGCATAGGCAATCTGATCGGCACGCCCAAACTGTTCTGCCCGCAGCGGCAACAGACCCAGACGCTCAAAATTCAAATCTGCCAATTCGCGCAGTCGGTCAGGACGATTCAGGTAAGCCCATTCCGCGTTCAGAACTGCCAGCCGAACCTGTGCCATGCCAATCTCGCGCTGGAGTTTCTGCGTTTCCTTCACCACCTGCTGGGTGCGGTAGTTTTCCTGATAGGCCCACAGCGCCAACCCAAAAACGGACAAAGCGGTCAACACATACAAAATACTCTTCATTTTGCCCTTCCCCCCAGTTGCGGCATCCCTATGGCACGGGCCTCAATTTCCCCTGCCGGTGCCTCAGTTCGGATTGCCACGCGCAGTTTGGCCGAGCGCGCGCGCGGGTTTTCCTGCAATTCCAGCTCATCCGGGCCTACGGCCTTACGGGTCTTCAGCGTGAATTGCGGCTGATCCTGTTCGATTTCAGGCGCGTAACGGTTTGCACGCCCTGTCTTGCCCGCGCGGGACTGGAAGAACCGCTTGACCATTCGATCCTCGATGGAATGGAAAGTCACGACAGCCAGTTGCCCGCCAGGTTTCAACGCGCGTTCCGCAGCCATCAAACCCTGAAACAGCTCTTCATATTCCGCGTTTACCGCGATCCGCAGACCCTGAAAGCTGCGCGTCGCGGGGTGCGATTGGCCCGGTTTCGGACGCGGCAAGCAGGACTCTATGATCTCGGCCAGGCGCAAGGTTGTCGTGATCGGTTCTTCAGCCCGTGCCTTGACAATTGCTTTGGCAATCCGACGGCTGGCACGTTCTTCGCCATAGTGGAACAGAATATCCGCCAATTGAGCCTCGGTCGCTTCATTCACCAGATCGGCGGCGCTTTCGCCTTCCTGACTCATGCGCATGTCCAAAGGGCCGTCCTTCATGAAGGAAAAACCGCGCTCAGCCTGATCCAGCTGCATCGAAGACACTCCAAGATCCAGAACAACGCCGTCCAGATCCTGAGCGTATTCGTCCATCCGTGAGAACACACCGGGCTGCATCACCAACCGGTCGCCGTACTCTCCTGCCCAATCAGCGGTCATTTCAAAGGCAAGCGGATCACGGTCGACGCCAATCACCTTGTCAGCCCCTGCATCTAGCAACCCGCGCGTATATCCGCCTGCCCCAAAGGTGCCGTCCAACCAAACACCGGATACCGGAGCCACTGCGGCCAACAGAGGGCGCAGCAGAACAGGGATATGGGGTTTATCGGAGGGAGGGACAGCGCCGGACATGCCGTCACGCGTCCCCGACGCCATCGAGATAGACCATCGGGTCGAAATCGTCGGGCAGATCGTCCATCCACTCTTCGGCCTTGGCCAGCTCCTCGACCTCATAAGTCTCGGGCTTCCAGATCTGGAAGGTGTCACCGGCGGCGATAAAGAAGGCCTCATTTTCAAGATCGATCTTGGCGCGCAGCTTGGCGGGCAAGACCAGACGACCGGTCTCATCGACATTGGTCGGAAAAGACTGACCGTGGAACATGCGTTGCAGCATCTTGCGTTCCATCGAGCCGCGCGGCAACGCGTCAATCTTGGCGTCGACCTCGTCAATCGCCTGCATGGTATAGCACTCAAGGTATTTGCGACGGTGGTCGCCATAGACAATCACAAGCTCAGGATTGTCACCGGGCTGCCAGTTGGGATCGGACGCTTCAAGCACACGGCGAAACGAGGCCGGGATCGAGACCCTGCCCTTCGTGTCCACCTTATGGTGGCTTTCACCTCTAAACCTGCGCGCCAAGACGACTGTCCCTTTCGCTTGCGCCCCACCTCAAATTCACGTTCCCCCCGGAAGAAAAACGGCGGGTTGATCTGCTGCCACTGATCAACCCGCCGCATTGACCCGCTTTGCGGGATGTCCAGCTGCACGCGCCACCTGGGGGGATGTCTGCTCGCCCGCGCGCCGGATCTCTTGGTTGATGAAAGCGAGATGCCTGTATGAAACCTGATTTGTATTTTTGGTTCGGGGTCGTTTGGCGCCCCTGCTGCCTCGTCCTCATCGGATGCATAAGGGATGACATGGGAATTCATGGAAATCAACAGGAATTTTTCCATCCGTGACACCTGAGGCACGCTATGTATATACTAAAATACAAGAGTTTTGTCATCAAAACACCACAAATAGTGCAGCCTAATCGACCGCTGCCTATATATAGAACAAATTTCTGGGGAAATTTTTTCCCGCGTTTTCCCGAAAAAAATTGAATCTTTTCGTTCAGGCTGGATTTTTTGACACGCGTGAAGCAGCCAAACGCAAGAATCGACCATAAAAAGACAACAAAGATTCCGGCATTTCCCTGCCCGCACCAGGATCGCCCACGAATTCCCATAGGTCGTCACTTGGCACTATAAACGCCCTATTTCGCGCTACCGCCAACCCGAGCGGTTAGAATCGGCAAGACGACTTTGGGCCCTACAAACAGTCATTCTTTGACATACTGCGCAAATCCAGAATCCGTCCTCTGCGTTTCAAGTCGCACAAATTCTCGCCGAATGCGCTCAATTCCAAGGCAGTTCACAATGATGCGATTTCCGGGGGGCTCAAAGTGCCCTTGGGTAATACCTATATTTTTAAGGCGCATATCGTTGCCGGGAAAAAAGCGAACCAATCTATGCGCTTGCTGCATAGCAGCATTGATGACGTGACCCATTGTGCATTCGCAGCATTTGCCTATCTTCAGTCTCAAGCACGGACCGACTGATATCGGTAACGCAAGATAGACGGATGATGAAAATGGCAGTTGCAAGCACACAAACAGCACCCAAGAGCGCACCGGCGTTCGGACTGAACACACTGGTAGAAAACGCCAAGACACGCTTTGCACGCTATCGCATGTACCGCCAGACTGTGAACGAACTGTCCGGCCTGTCGAACCGCGAGCTGGCTGATCTGGGCCTGCACCGTTCGATGATCCGCCGGGTCGCCATGCAGGCGGCAGAAGACCACACCGCGCGCTGAGCGCACCAAAGATACAGAGATCAGGCCCTTCCTCCTCCCTTTAGGGTCTGTAATCAGCGGCAACGTCTCTCCTCCTCCCTGACGTTGCCGCACCCTATACCGGCCTCAAGATGCCGGAACCTGATACATCGAGGCTCTCCTCCTCCCTGCCTTGATGTTGAAAGCGCGCGGCGACGTCGTCCTCCTCCCTGACGTCGCCGCGTCTTCCCCATACCGGGCTCAAACCCGGGTTCGCATACATCGGGGCTCTCCTCCTCCCTGCTCTGATGTTGACAAGACGGCGGTTCCCCTTCCTCCTCCCTGGGAACCGCCGTTTTTTGTTTTTCGGGCTCCGGTGTAGGATGGCATCCTGATTTCTGATCCGGAGAACGCCATGGCTGCCTATTTCATCGCGCAAATCGACATACACGACCCAGACGGGTATCAAGATTATCTGGCAGGGTTCATGCCGATCTTCGACCGCCACAAAGGCCGTTTGCTCACGGTCTCATCGAAGCCGATCGAACGAATCGAAGGCAATTGGCCGGAAGGTGGAATTGTGCTGATGGAGTTTCCAGACCTAGCCACAGCGAAAGCCTGGAAAGACGACCCTGATTACGTCGAATTGGCGAAGATCCGGCAAGCCACCGCCTCGACTAATTTGGTTTTGGTGGATGGGATCTAACGCGTCAAAACGGAAC
The genomic region above belongs to Ruegeria sp. HKCCD4315 and contains:
- the rsmH gene encoding 16S rRNA (cytosine(1402)-N(4))-methyltransferase RsmH gives rise to the protein MSGAVPPSDKPHIPVLLRPLLAAVAPVSGVWLDGTFGAGGYTRGLLDAGADKVIGVDRDPLAFEMTADWAGEYGDRLVMQPGVFSRMDEYAQDLDGVVLDLGVSSMQLDQAERGFSFMKDGPLDMRMSQEGESAADLVNEATEAQLADILFHYGEERASRRIAKAIVKARAEEPITTTLRLAEIIESCLPRPKPGQSHPATRSFQGLRIAVNAEYEELFQGLMAAERALKPGGQLAVVTFHSIEDRMVKRFFQSRAGKTGRANRYAPEIEQDQPQFTLKTRKAVGPDELELQENPRARSAKLRVAIRTEAPAGEIEARAIGMPQLGGRAK
- a CDS encoding DUF1330 domain-containing protein, which produces MAAYFIAQIDIHDPDGYQDYLAGFMPIFDRHKGRLLTVSSKPIERIEGNWPEGGIVLMEFPDLATAKAWKDDPDYVELAKIRQATASTNLVLVDGI
- a CDS encoding penicillin-binding protein 2, whose amino-acid sequence is MTRTPLRPLARILDARARGENPKAIERENIRKRHEDMKDRARARAEGRLLVLGLFFFCAFSVVGVRMGMLATSEAQEPVASAPGAAIAMQRANIVDREGRILATNLDTYSVYAQPHLMIDPIAAADQLVAIFPDLDKERLVKDFTGKRKFLWIKKRISPEQKQAVHDIGDPGILFGPREMRLYPNGKLAAHILGGSGFGREGVSAAEVIGVAGVEKQFDDYLRDPANGNKPLQLSLDLTIQAAVEQVLYGGMKIMNAKGASAVLMNVHTGEVVSAASLPSFDPNDRPRPPTSGFDPSDSPLFNRYVQGVYELGSVFKIFTAAQAVQLGLVNSNTIIDTSGPMKIGRFPIGEFNGKNYGKISVADVIVHSSNRGTGRLALQIGAQRQQDFLNTLGMFDPTPFEIVEAKGGVPLKPKKWGELSTVTISYGHGLSTSPMHLAAGYAAIANGGHYVSPTILRKNGPQYGPRVMSDSTARQAQNMLRKVVTDGTASFAEVKGYDVAGKTGTADKPKPRGGYYDDKVIATFATIFPAYDPKYVLIVTLDEPSILAYGEKRRTAGWTAVPVAAELIGRVAPLLGLRPRLEPEAGAAITLTSN
- the mraZ gene encoding division/cell wall cluster transcriptional repressor MraZ, giving the protein MARRFRGESHHKVDTKGRVSIPASFRRVLEASDPNWQPGDNPELVIVYGDHRRKYLECYTMQAIDEVDAKIDALPRGSMERKMLQRMFHGQSFPTNVDETGRLVLPAKLRAKIDLENEAFFIAAGDTFQIWKPETYEVEELAKAEEWMDDLPDDFDPMVYLDGVGDA
- a CDS encoding cell division protein FtsL, with the translated sequence MKSILYVLTALSVFGLALWAYQENYRTQQVVKETQKLQREIGMAQVRLAVLNAEWAYLNRPDRLRELADLNFERLGLLPLRAEQFGRADQIAYAEDPDLPIVDPIELQAITDIQALGEVQIP
- a CDS encoding DUF1127 domain-containing protein produces the protein MAVASTQTAPKSAPAFGLNTLVENAKTRFARYRMYRQTVNELSGLSNRELADLGLHRSMIRRVAMQAAEDHTAR